One genomic window of Streptomyces sp. NBC_01498 includes the following:
- a CDS encoding MFS transporter, which yields MTAGDRRWLLRLVVAFAFSQAAVSMARPAVSYRALALGADERAIGVIAGVFALLPLFAAVPLGRRTDRGRCAPLLAVGAVLIAVGCGLSGTAGSLAALAAWSGLMGLGHLCFVIGAQSIVARRSAPAEQDRNFGHFTIGASLGQLVGPFAAGLLVSGHDAAMARTSALALVVSAGVAAVSLLCLRRIEPPARTGGTGGTEQAAGPGKVPVRRILRARGVPGGILVSLAVLSATDILTAYLPVVGEDRGISPTTIGLLLSLRAAAAIACRLVMTPMIRRVGRTALLTGSCLLGGLLCAGIALPVPVWGMALMLVAFGFCLGVGQPLSMTTVVRAAPPGARSTALALRLTGNRLGQVAAPASAGLVAGVAGTGAPFVMLGALLVGAAGLAVRIAPRDRVSPPAEPSPEMPTEPPAPAPSAAEPPAAPGNPAEPAARAPDITDARM from the coding sequence ATGACCGCGGGGGACCGGCGCTGGCTGCTGCGTCTCGTCGTCGCCTTCGCCTTCTCCCAGGCGGCCGTGTCGATGGCCCGGCCCGCCGTCTCCTACCGGGCGCTCGCCCTCGGCGCCGACGAGCGCGCGATCGGTGTGATCGCCGGGGTGTTCGCGCTGCTGCCGCTCTTCGCCGCCGTACCGCTCGGCCGCCGGACCGACCGGGGCCGCTGCGCCCCGCTCCTCGCCGTCGGCGCCGTGCTCATCGCCGTGGGCTGCGGCCTCAGCGGCACAGCGGGCTCCCTCGCCGCCCTCGCCGCCTGGAGCGGACTGATGGGTCTCGGGCATCTCTGCTTCGTCATCGGCGCCCAGTCCATCGTGGCCCGCCGCAGCGCGCCGGCCGAACAGGACCGCAACTTCGGGCACTTCACCATCGGTGCCTCGCTCGGTCAGCTCGTCGGCCCCTTCGCCGCCGGACTGCTCGTCTCCGGCCACGACGCCGCGATGGCCCGCACCAGCGCCCTCGCCCTCGTGGTCTCCGCCGGGGTCGCGGCCGTCTCCCTCCTCTGCCTGCGCCGGATCGAGCCACCGGCCAGGACCGGCGGTACGGGCGGTACGGAGCAGGCCGCCGGGCCCGGGAAGGTGCCCGTGCGGCGCATCCTGCGCGCCCGTGGGGTGCCCGGCGGCATCCTCGTCAGCCTCGCCGTCCTCTCGGCGACCGACATCCTCACCGCGTACCTCCCGGTCGTCGGCGAGGACCGGGGCATCTCCCCGACCACGATCGGCCTGCTGCTGAGCCTGCGGGCCGCCGCCGCGATCGCCTGCCGGCTGGTGATGACCCCGATGATCCGGCGGGTGGGGCGTACGGCGCTGCTCACCGGGTCCTGTCTGCTCGGCGGGCTGCTGTGCGCGGGCATCGCGCTCCCCGTGCCGGTGTGGGGGATGGCCCTGATGCTCGTGGCGTTCGGCTTCTGCCTCGGGGTCGGCCAGCCGCTGTCGATGACCACCGTGGTCCGGGCCGCGCCGCCCGGGGCCCGCTCCACCGCCCTCGCGCTCCGGCTCACCGGCAACCGGCTGGGCCAGGTCGCCGCCCCCGCGTCCGCCGGGCTCGTCGCCGGAGTCGCGGGCACCGGCGCGCCGTTCGTGATGCTCGGCGCGCTCCTGGTGGGCGCGGCGGGACTCGCCGTACGGATCGCCCCGCGCGACCGCGTCTCGCCGCCCGCGGAACCGTCCCCGGAAATGCCCACCGAACCGCCCGCCCCGGCGCCGAGCGCCGCCGAACCGCCCGCCGCGCCGGGGAATCCCGCCGAACCCGCCGCGAGGGCACCGGACATCACGGACGCGCGGATGTGA
- a CDS encoding TetR family transcriptional regulator — translation MDQPVPGVSADAHDSLRRVPVQRRSAERLGRILDACAELLDENGYDELSTRAVAARAGVPIGSVYRFFGNKRAMADALARRNLDLYADRVEDRLGAIPAADREAATDAVLDEYLAMKRAVPGFGLVDFGTRIPAGPPEPDPAEADGGEPAPDPNHRVADRLAALFAAHLGRDPDAALCRAVLVAVEAADALFQLAFRTDASGDPDIIAETRELVRAYLARTLG, via the coding sequence GTGGACCAGCCCGTGCCCGGAGTCAGCGCCGACGCCCACGACAGCCTCCGCAGAGTTCCCGTGCAACGACGCAGCGCGGAGCGGCTCGGCAGAATCCTCGACGCCTGCGCCGAACTGCTGGACGAGAACGGCTACGACGAGTTGTCCACCCGCGCCGTCGCCGCCCGCGCGGGCGTCCCCATCGGCTCCGTCTACCGCTTCTTCGGCAACAAGCGCGCCATGGCCGACGCGCTCGCCCGGCGCAATCTCGACCTCTACGCCGACCGGGTCGAGGACCGGCTGGGAGCGATCCCGGCGGCCGACCGGGAGGCGGCGACCGACGCCGTACTGGACGAGTACCTCGCCATGAAACGCGCGGTGCCCGGCTTCGGGCTGGTCGACTTCGGCACCAGGATTCCGGCGGGGCCGCCCGAGCCCGACCCGGCGGAGGCCGACGGCGGTGAACCGGCGCCCGACCCGAACCACCGGGTGGCGGACCGTCTCGCCGCCCTGTTCGCCGCCCATCTGGGACGCGACCCGGACGCCGCGCTGTGCCGGGCGGTCCTGGTCGCCGTCGAGGCGGCGGACGCGCTGTTCCAACTCGCCTTCCGCACCGACGCGTCGGGCGATCCGGACATCATCGCCGAGACCCGGGAACTGGTCCGCGCCTATCTGGCCCGGACCCTGGGCTGA
- a CDS encoding molybdopterin oxidoreductase family protein has translation MAPTGPVRTALRVCPLCEATCGLTLTIEGTRVTGARGDRDDVFSKGFVCPKGAAFGDLDADPDRLRTPLIRVDGELREAGWDEAFDLIAARLRPLIEEHGPQSVGVVLGNPNVHTMAGALYPPLLLNTLRTRNIFTASTLDQMPKHVSSGLLFGDPHAIPVPDLDRTSHLLLLGANPLDSNGSLCTAPDFPGRLKALRARGGTLTVIDPRRTRTARLADRHLAIRPGTDALLLAALVHVLFEEGLTDPGTLTEHLEGLDELPSAVAEFTPEAVSAACDLDAGDIRTLARDLAAAPTAAVYGRIGSCTVAHGTLASWLVDVLNILTGNLDRPGGALFPLSATGRAPRPAGPGKGFALGRWTSRVGGHPEAKGELPIAVLAEEIETPGEGRIRAVITLAANPVLSAPDGRRLDRALDSLDFMVSVDPYLGETSRHADVVLPPPPPSQSAHFDFAFNGFAVRDQVRHSPPAVPLEAGRMDECEILARLVLAVGGTHGADPSALDDRVIGSTLAKAVADPLSPVHGRDPAELAAALTGTGGPARRLDLMLRLGPYGDGFGDDPAGLTLARLTAHPHGIDLGPLKPRLPGLLKTRGGRVELLPAPIAADLPRLRAALTETPATLVLVGRRHLRSNNSWMHNVPTLNGGSNRCTVHVHPADAARLGLTDGEEAHVTTEAGGITLPVEITDTVRTGVVSVPHGWGHDRPGTRMAVAHARPGVNVNQLLDGTLRDPLSGTAVLNGFPVRLAPA, from the coding sequence ATGGCGCCCACCGGCCCCGTCCGCACCGCCCTGCGCGTCTGCCCCCTCTGCGAGGCAACCTGCGGGCTCACCCTCACCATCGAGGGAACCAGGGTCACCGGCGCGCGCGGCGACCGCGACGACGTGTTCAGCAAGGGCTTCGTCTGCCCCAAGGGCGCCGCCTTCGGAGACCTGGACGCCGACCCCGACCGGCTCCGCACCCCGCTGATCCGGGTCGACGGCGAACTGCGGGAGGCCGGTTGGGACGAGGCGTTCGACCTGATCGCCGCCCGGCTGCGCCCGCTGATCGAGGAGCACGGACCACAGTCCGTCGGCGTCGTTCTCGGCAACCCCAACGTCCACACCATGGCCGGCGCCCTCTACCCGCCCCTCCTGCTCAACACCCTGCGCACCCGGAACATCTTCACCGCCTCCACCCTCGACCAGATGCCCAAACACGTCTCGTCAGGCCTGCTCTTCGGCGACCCCCACGCCATCCCCGTGCCCGACCTGGACCGCACCAGCCATCTGCTGCTCCTGGGCGCCAACCCGCTCGACTCCAACGGCAGCCTCTGCACCGCCCCCGACTTCCCCGGCAGGCTCAAGGCACTGCGCGCCCGCGGCGGCACCCTCACCGTGATCGACCCGCGCCGCACCCGCACCGCGCGCCTCGCCGACCGGCACCTCGCCATCCGGCCGGGCACCGACGCCCTGCTGCTCGCCGCCCTCGTCCACGTCCTGTTCGAGGAAGGGCTCACCGACCCGGGCACCCTGACCGAGCATCTCGAAGGGCTCGACGAACTCCCTTCCGCCGTCGCGGAGTTCACCCCCGAGGCCGTCTCGGCGGCCTGCGACCTGGACGCCGGGGACATCCGTACCCTCGCCCGCGACCTCGCCGCCGCGCCCACCGCCGCCGTCTACGGACGCATCGGCAGCTGCACCGTCGCGCACGGCACCCTCGCCAGCTGGCTCGTGGACGTCCTCAACATCCTCACCGGCAACCTCGACCGCCCCGGCGGCGCCCTCTTCCCGCTCTCCGCCACCGGCCGCGCGCCCCGCCCGGCGGGACCCGGCAAGGGCTTCGCCCTCGGCCGCTGGACCAGCCGGGTCGGCGGACACCCCGAGGCCAAGGGCGAACTGCCCATCGCCGTCCTCGCGGAGGAGATCGAGACGCCCGGCGAGGGGCGGATCCGCGCCGTGATCACCCTCGCGGCCAACCCCGTCCTCTCCGCCCCCGACGGCCGGCGCCTCGACCGGGCCCTGGACTCCCTCGACTTCATGGTCAGCGTCGACCCGTACCTCGGTGAGACCTCCCGCCACGCCGATGTCGTACTGCCCCCGCCGCCGCCCTCGCAGAGCGCCCACTTCGACTTCGCCTTCAACGGCTTCGCCGTACGCGACCAGGTCCGCCACAGCCCGCCCGCCGTCCCGCTGGAGGCCGGGCGGATGGACGAGTGCGAGATCCTGGCCCGGCTGGTGCTCGCCGTGGGCGGCACGCACGGCGCGGACCCCTCGGCCCTGGACGACCGGGTGATCGGAAGCACCCTCGCCAAGGCCGTCGCCGACCCGCTGTCACCCGTCCACGGACGCGACCCCGCCGAACTCGCCGCCGCGCTCACCGGGACCGGCGGCCCCGCGCGGCGGCTCGACCTGATGCTGCGTCTGGGCCCGTACGGCGACGGCTTCGGCGACGACCCGGCGGGGCTCACCCTCGCCCGGCTCACCGCCCACCCGCACGGCATCGACCTCGGCCCGCTGAAGCCCCGGCTCCCCGGGCTCCTCAAGACCCGCGGCGGACGTGTCGAGCTGCTCCCCGCGCCGATCGCCGCCGACCTGCCCCGGCTGCGCGCCGCGCTCACCGAGACCCCCGCGACCCTGGTGCTCGTCGGCCGCCGCCATCTGCGGTCCAACAACAGCTGGATGCACAACGTGCCCACCCTCAACGGCGGTTCGAACCGCTGCACCGTCCACGTCCACCCCGCCGACGCCGCCCGGCTCGGCCTCACCGACGGGGAAGAGGCGCACGTCACCACCGAGGCAGGCGGGATCACGCTCCCGGTGGAGATCACCGACACCGTCCGGACCGGCGTCGTGAGCGTGCCGCACGGCTGGGGACACGACCGCCCCGGCACCCGGATGGCGGTGGCCCACGCGCGGCCGGGCGTCAACGTCAACCAGCTCCTCGACGGCACCCTGCGCGACCCGCTGTCGGGAACGGCGGTCCTCAACGGCTTCCCGGTCCGACTGGCCCCCGCCTGA
- the hmgA gene encoding homogentisate 1,2-dioxygenase produces the protein MSGTEQARKTAEDLAYATGFGNEHSSEAVPGALPVGRNSPQRAPLGLYAEQLSGSAFTEPRAHNRRSWLYRIRPSAAHPPFTRTGNGGLRGAPFTESVPDPNRLRWNPLPEPAPGTDFLAGLWTLGGNGDAGQRTGMAVHLYHANSPMTDRVFGDSDGELLIVPEHGGLLLVTEFGLLAARPGEVALIPRGVRFRVELLDETARGYVCENYGSPFVLPDLGPIGANGLANARDFRAPVAAFEDVERPTEVVNKFCGNLWTATYDHSPLDVVAWHGNHLPYVYDLRRFNVIGSISYDHPDPSIFTVLTSPSDTPGLAGVDFVVFAPRWLVGENTFRPPYFHRNVMSEYMGLIEGAYDAKTAGEGGFVPGGGSLHNMMSAHGPDRETFDRASAAELAPQRIDDGLAFMFETRWPVTATAQAATAGHLQTGYDDVWQGLERHFRPTPDRSPGR, from the coding sequence ATGAGCGGCACCGAGCAGGCGAGGAAGACGGCCGAGGACCTGGCGTACGCCACCGGTTTCGGCAACGAGCACAGCTCGGAGGCCGTGCCGGGCGCCCTGCCGGTGGGCCGCAACTCGCCGCAGCGGGCGCCGCTCGGCCTGTACGCGGAGCAGCTGAGCGGCAGCGCCTTCACCGAGCCCCGCGCGCACAACCGGCGCTCCTGGCTCTACCGGATCCGCCCCTCGGCCGCGCACCCCCCGTTCACCCGCACCGGCAACGGCGGCCTGCGCGGCGCGCCGTTCACCGAGTCCGTGCCCGACCCCAACCGGCTGCGCTGGAACCCGCTGCCGGAGCCCGCGCCCGGCACGGACTTCCTCGCGGGCCTCTGGACGCTCGGCGGCAACGGGGACGCCGGGCAGCGCACGGGTATGGCCGTGCACCTCTATCACGCCAACTCCCCCATGACGGACCGGGTGTTCGGCGACTCCGACGGTGAGCTGCTGATCGTCCCGGAGCACGGCGGGCTGCTGCTCGTCACCGAGTTCGGCCTGCTGGCCGCCCGGCCCGGCGAGGTCGCGCTGATCCCGCGCGGGGTGCGGTTCCGGGTGGAGTTGCTGGACGAGACGGCGCGCGGTTACGTCTGCGAGAACTACGGCAGTCCCTTCGTGCTGCCCGACCTCGGCCCGATCGGTGCCAACGGGCTGGCGAACGCGAGGGACTTCCGCGCCCCCGTCGCCGCCTTCGAGGACGTCGAGCGGCCGACCGAGGTGGTCAACAAGTTCTGCGGGAATCTGTGGACCGCGACGTACGACCACTCCCCGCTCGATGTCGTCGCCTGGCACGGCAACCATCTGCCGTACGTCTACGACCTGCGCCGTTTCAATGTGATCGGCAGCATCAGCTACGACCACCCCGACCCGTCGATCTTCACGGTGCTGACCTCGCCGTCCGACACCCCCGGCCTCGCGGGCGTCGACTTCGTGGTCTTCGCGCCGCGCTGGCTGGTCGGCGAGAACACCTTCCGGCCGCCGTACTTCCACCGCAATGTGATGAGCGAGTACATGGGCCTCATCGAGGGCGCGTACGACGCCAAGACCGCCGGCGAGGGGGGTTTCGTGCCCGGCGGCGGGTCGCTGCACAACATGATGTCCGCGCACGGGCCCGACCGGGAGACGTTCGACCGGGCCAGCGCCGCCGAGTTGGCGCCGCAGCGGATCGACGACGGGCTCGCGTTCATGTTCGAGACCCGCTGGCCGGTGACCGCCACCGCCCAGGCGGCCACGGCCGGACACCTCCAGACGGGGTACGACGACGTGTGGCAGGGTCTGGAGCGCCATTTCCGGCCCACGCCGGACCGGTCCCCGGGTCGCTGA
- a CDS encoding ArsR/SmtB family transcription factor, with protein MPQTPAPYPAADPFGLPGPAASPGSLLANFAALLADETRAVFCLSLLDGRAWTAGELAREAGVAASTASEHIGKLITAGLATEERQGRHRYVRLADASTAELVESLAAHVMPGRDSPHIVRASRATAAMARGRTCYDHLAGRLGVTLTEAMARRGLLLFDAGFALTEEGTEWFGELGIALENAGRRPVVSSCLDWTERRRHLAGVAGAGLCRLALESTWCARIGTERAVRVTPAGEHAFAELLGVEPAILR; from the coding sequence ATGCCGCAGACTCCCGCCCCGTATCCGGCCGCCGACCCCTTCGGGCTTCCCGGGCCCGCCGCGTCGCCGGGCTCGCTCCTCGCGAACTTCGCCGCCCTGCTCGCCGACGAGACCCGTGCCGTCTTCTGTCTGTCCCTGCTCGACGGCCGCGCCTGGACGGCCGGCGAGCTGGCCCGCGAGGCGGGGGTCGCCGCGTCCACCGCCAGCGAGCACATCGGGAAACTGATCACGGCCGGGCTGGCCACCGAGGAGCGGCAGGGCCGCCACCGTTACGTGCGGCTGGCCGACGCGAGCACCGCCGAACTCGTCGAGTCGCTGGCCGCGCACGTCATGCCGGGCCGCGACAGCCCGCACATCGTGCGCGCGTCGCGGGCGACCGCGGCGATGGCCCGGGGGCGTACCTGCTACGACCATCTCGCCGGCCGGCTGGGGGTGACCCTGACCGAGGCCATGGCGCGGCGCGGACTGCTGCTCTTCGACGCCGGTTTCGCCCTCACCGAGGAGGGCACGGAGTGGTTCGGCGAGCTGGGGATCGCCCTGGAGAACGCCGGGCGCCGCCCGGTGGTCAGCTCGTGTCTGGACTGGACGGAGCGGCGGCGCCATCTGGCGGGGGTGGCGGGGGCGGGGCTGTGCCGGTTGGCCCTGGAGTCGACGTGGTGCGCGCGCATCGGGACGGAGCGGGCCGTGCGGGTGACGCCGGCCGGGGAGCACGCGTTCGCCGAACTGCTCGGCGTCGAACCCGCGATACTTCGGTGA
- a CDS encoding Zn-dependent alcohol dehydrogenase, whose amino-acid sequence MVRAAVLPAVGSPLTITDIELPEPGPGQVRIRLAAAGVCHSDLSLTDGTMRLPVPAVLGHEGAGTVLSVGEDVTHIAPGDRVVLNWAPSCGRCHACGLGEVWLCDSALTGAGAVHARTADGTALHPGLNVAAFAEETVVAANCVLPAPDGIPLTDAALLGCAVLTGYGAVHHSARVRAGETVVVIGVGGVGLAVLQSARIAGASRIVAVDVSPAKEELARAAGATDYLVASAGTAREVRKLTDGHGADVAVECVGRAVTIRTAWESTRRGGRTTVVGIGGKDQQVTFHALELFHWGRTLSGCVYGNCDPVRDLPVLAEHVRAGRLDLGSLVTERITLDGIPAAFDMMLAGRGGRALVVF is encoded by the coding sequence GTGGTACGCGCCGCCGTCCTGCCCGCCGTCGGGTCGCCCCTGACGATCACCGACATCGAGCTGCCCGAGCCCGGCCCCGGCCAGGTGCGGATCCGCCTCGCCGCAGCCGGGGTCTGCCACTCCGACCTGTCCCTCACCGACGGCACCATGCGGCTGCCCGTCCCGGCCGTCCTCGGCCACGAGGGCGCGGGCACCGTCCTGTCCGTCGGCGAGGACGTCACCCACATCGCCCCCGGCGACCGTGTCGTCCTCAACTGGGCGCCGTCCTGCGGCCGTTGCCACGCCTGCGGCCTCGGCGAGGTCTGGCTCTGCGACTCGGCCCTGACCGGCGCGGGCGCGGTCCACGCCCGTACGGCCGACGGCACCGCACTGCATCCCGGCCTGAACGTCGCGGCGTTCGCCGAGGAGACGGTCGTCGCGGCCAACTGCGTCCTGCCCGCACCCGACGGCATCCCGCTCACCGACGCCGCGCTGCTCGGCTGCGCCGTGCTCACCGGCTACGGCGCCGTGCACCACTCCGCCCGGGTGCGCGCGGGCGAGACGGTCGTGGTCATCGGCGTGGGCGGCGTCGGCCTGGCGGTGCTCCAGTCCGCGCGGATCGCCGGGGCGTCGAGGATCGTCGCGGTCGATGTCTCCCCGGCGAAGGAGGAGTTGGCGCGCGCGGCCGGGGCCACGGACTATCTCGTCGCGTCCGCCGGCACGGCCCGGGAGGTACGGAAGCTGACCGACGGCCACGGCGCGGACGTCGCCGTCGAGTGCGTCGGCCGGGCCGTCACCATCCGCACCGCCTGGGAGTCCACCCGCCGGGGCGGCCGGACCACGGTCGTCGGCATCGGCGGCAAGGATCAGCAAGTCACCTTCCACGCACTGGAGTTGTTCCACTGGGGGCGCACCCTGTCCGGGTGTGTGTACGGCAACTGCGACCCGGTCCGGGATCTGCCGGTCCTCGCCGAACACGTCCGGGCCGGCCGGCTCGACCTCGGCTCACTGGTGACCGAGCGGATCACGCTGGACGGCATTCCCGCCGCCTTCGACATGATGCTCGCCGGACGCGGCGGGCGCGCGCTGGTCGTCTTCTGA
- a CDS encoding DMT family transporter codes for MANSSVPRAQARPAASTAAPGTSTPAGGKGLAAAGVTVVLWASAFVSIRSAGEAYAPGALALGRLLTGSLVLVAILLIRREGLPPRAARPGIVVSGLLWFGGYSVVLNWGEQLVDAGTASLVVNIAPLLMALLAVRLLGESLAPRLLTGMAVSFAGAVVVGLSMAGDGTTSVLGVLLCLLAAVAYAGGVVAQKPTLAYATPLQVTTYGAVVGTIGCLPFGWQLVRDAADAPLSATLNLVYLGVFPTALAFTTWAYALSRTTASRMGATTYAVPAIVVLMAWLLLDEIPGVLTLAGGVLCLAGVGVARSRPRRGTPEAGGPGASEDDQRAPAASGEHHVEGGGNAVQRDPLGHQ; via the coding sequence ATGGCGAACTCCTCCGTTCCGCGTGCCCAGGCACGCCCGGCCGCATCGACGGCCGCCCCCGGCACGTCCACCCCGGCCGGCGGAAAAGGTCTGGCCGCCGCCGGGGTCACCGTCGTCCTCTGGGCGTCGGCCTTCGTGTCCATCCGCAGCGCGGGCGAGGCGTACGCGCCGGGCGCCCTGGCGCTCGGGCGGCTGCTCACCGGCTCGCTGGTGCTGGTCGCGATCCTGCTGATACGCCGGGAGGGCCTGCCGCCCCGGGCCGCCCGGCCGGGCATCGTGGTCTCGGGACTGCTCTGGTTCGGCGGCTACTCGGTGGTCCTCAACTGGGGCGAACAGCTGGTCGACGCGGGCACCGCGTCCCTCGTCGTGAACATCGCACCACTGCTCATGGCCCTCCTCGCCGTCCGGCTGCTGGGCGAGAGCCTGGCGCCCCGGCTGCTCACCGGCATGGCGGTGTCCTTCGCGGGGGCCGTGGTGGTGGGCCTGTCGATGGCGGGCGACGGCACCACCTCCGTCCTGGGCGTCCTGCTCTGTCTGCTGGCGGCGGTGGCGTACGCGGGCGGGGTCGTGGCGCAGAAGCCCACGCTGGCGTACGCGACGCCGTTGCAGGTCACCACGTACGGCGCGGTCGTCGGCACGATCGGCTGTCTGCCGTTCGGCTGGCAGCTCGTCCGGGACGCGGCCGACGCGCCGCTGTCCGCGACCCTCAACCTGGTCTATCTGGGCGTGTTCCCGACCGCGCTGGCGTTCACGACGTGGGCGTACGCCCTGTCCCGGACCACCGCGTCCCGGATGGGCGCCACGACGTACGCGGTCCCGGCGATCGTCGTCCTGATGGCCTGGCTGCTGCTGGACGAGATCCCCGGCGTGCTCACCCTCGCCGGGGGCGTGCTCTGTCTGGCGGGTGTGGGGGTGGCGCGCTCCCGCCCGCGCCGGGGGACCCCTGAAGCGGGTGGCCCGGGGGCGTCAGAAGACGACCAGCGCGCGCCCGCCGCGTCCGGCGAGCATCATGTCGAAGGCGGCGGGAATGCCGTCCAGCGTGATCCGCTCGGTCACCAGTGA
- a CDS encoding aldehyde dehydrogenase family protein translates to MKAHDTMYIGGEWRPAAGPGTIAVVNPATEQVIAEVPAGTAEDVDAAVRAARAAFPGWAATPPAARAARLAALRDALAARTEEIAETVTAELGSPLKLSRAVHAGTPVRVAASYAELAASYAFEERIGNSTVLLEPVGVVGAITPWNYPLHQIVAKVAPALAAGCTVVVKPAEDTPLTAQIFAEAVHEAGLPPGVVNVVTGVGTVAGQALAAHEDVDLVSFTGSTAVGRRIGATAGGAVKRVALELGGKSANVILPSADLAKAVKVGVANVMTNSGQTCSAWTRMLVHTDRYDEAVEAAVAAVASYRAGDPHDELCRVGPLVSAAQRERVRGYIERGLAEGARLVAGGTETPHDTGWFVTPTVLADVTPEMTVAQEEIFGPVLCVLRYEDEEDALRIANGTVYGLAGAVWAGDESEAVAFARRMETGQVDINGGRFNPLAPFGGYKQSGVGRELGPHGLAEYLQTKSLQF, encoded by the coding sequence ATGAAGGCACACGACACGATGTACATCGGCGGCGAGTGGCGTCCCGCCGCCGGCCCCGGCACCATCGCCGTCGTCAACCCGGCGACCGAGCAGGTCATCGCGGAGGTCCCGGCCGGCACGGCCGAGGACGTCGACGCCGCCGTACGCGCCGCACGGGCCGCCTTCCCCGGCTGGGCGGCCACCCCGCCCGCCGCCCGCGCGGCGCGCCTCGCCGCCCTGCGGGACGCCCTCGCCGCCCGTACCGAGGAGATCGCCGAGACCGTCACCGCCGAACTCGGCTCGCCCCTCAAGCTGTCGCGGGCCGTGCACGCCGGGACCCCGGTGCGGGTCGCCGCCTCGTACGCCGAACTCGCCGCCTCCTACGCCTTCGAGGAACGCATCGGCAACTCGACGGTCCTGCTGGAGCCGGTGGGTGTCGTCGGCGCCATCACCCCCTGGAACTACCCGCTGCACCAGATCGTCGCCAAGGTCGCCCCCGCGCTCGCCGCCGGCTGCACCGTCGTCGTCAAGCCCGCCGAGGACACCCCGCTCACCGCCCAGATCTTCGCCGAGGCCGTCCACGAGGCGGGCCTGCCCCCGGGCGTCGTCAACGTGGTCACCGGCGTCGGCACCGTCGCCGGGCAGGCCCTGGCCGCGCACGAGGACGTCGACCTGGTCTCCTTCACCGGCTCCACCGCCGTCGGCCGGCGGATCGGCGCCACGGCCGGCGGGGCCGTCAAGCGCGTCGCGCTGGAGCTGGGCGGGAAGTCCGCCAACGTCATCCTGCCGAGCGCCGATCTCGCCAAGGCCGTCAAGGTCGGCGTCGCCAACGTGATGACCAACTCCGGTCAGACATGCAGCGCGTGGACCCGGATGCTGGTCCACACGGACCGGTACGACGAGGCGGTGGAGGCCGCCGTGGCCGCGGTCGCCTCCTACCGGGCGGGCGACCCCCACGACGAACTCTGCCGGGTCGGCCCCCTGGTCAGCGCCGCGCAGCGGGAGCGGGTGCGCGGCTACATCGAGCGGGGTCTCGCCGAGGGCGCCCGGCTGGTCGCGGGCGGCACCGAAACCCCGCACGACACCGGCTGGTTCGTCACCCCGACCGTCCTCGCGGACGTCACCCCGGAGATGACCGTCGCCCAGGAGGAGATCTTCGGCCCCGTCCTGTGCGTCCTGCGCTACGAGGACGAGGAGGACGCCCTGCGGATCGCCAACGGCACCGTCTACGGGCTGGCCGGCGCCGTCTGGGCGGGCGACGAGAGCGAGGCCGTCGCCTTCGCCCGCCGGATGGAGACCGGCCAGGTCGACATCAACGGCGGCCGGTTCAACCCCCTTGCCCCGTTCGGCGGTTACAAGCAGTCCGGCGTCGGCCGCGAACTCGGCCCGCACGGGCTCGCCGAGTACCTCCAGACCAAGTCCCTCCAGTTCTGA
- a CDS encoding TetR/AcrR family transcriptional regulator, whose translation MARPRKPLLSRDRIVTTAAALVDAEGLGAVSTRRLAAELGVSGPSLYNHFRTKDEILDAVADSVSAQVDLSMFDEDDVRDWRTALHDYAVSYRAALTAHPHIVPVLAQGPGRRPAGLRVADTVFGAMVRAGWPPVQATHIGALMRYFITGSALGSFARGFVDDEAAYDPADYPHLGQAHLLAERQQRVDEGAFETGLRALIDGLAAQYETVRATPKGF comes from the coding sequence ATGGCCCGACCCCGCAAGCCGCTCCTCAGCAGAGACCGCATCGTCACGACCGCGGCGGCGCTCGTGGACGCCGAGGGGCTCGGCGCGGTCTCGACCCGCCGGCTGGCCGCCGAGCTCGGCGTCAGCGGGCCCTCCCTCTACAACCACTTCCGCACCAAGGACGAAATCCTGGACGCGGTCGCTGACTCGGTGAGCGCCCAGGTCGACCTGTCGATGTTCGACGAGGACGACGTACGGGACTGGCGTACCGCGCTGCACGACTACGCCGTGTCCTATCGCGCCGCGCTCACCGCGCACCCGCACATCGTGCCGGTGCTCGCCCAGGGTCCGGGCCGCCGCCCGGCGGGCCTGCGGGTGGCCGACACGGTGTTCGGCGCGATGGTCCGGGCGGGGTGGCCGCCGGTTCAGGCCACCCATATCGGGGCGCTGATGCGGTACTTCATCACCGGCTCGGCGCTCGGTTCGTTCGCGCGGGGCTTCGTGGACGACGAGGCGGCGTACGACCCCGCCGACTATCCGCACCTCGGCCAGGCCCATCTGCTGGCGGAGCGGCAGCAGCGGGTGGACGAGGGAGCCTTCGAGACGGGGCTGCGGGCGCTGATCGACGGGCTGGCGGCGCAGTACGAGACAGTTCGGGCCACGCCGAAGGGTTTCTGA